Proteins encoded together in one Prunus dulcis chromosome 3, ALMONDv2, whole genome shotgun sequence window:
- the LOC117622538 gene encoding protein BIG GRAIN 1-like A, with translation MEKWDIKTLQKNREARSNRHSRENPSFSSTLLDTIYRSIDEPNTGEGVSRREEQQHLIFYKETTKKKQSTTAAAAAAAAATTTSGRHGLFKEDREHEIMSLRRACLIEKWMEKKVTDKSLPVRRNSMADFDTKKSSYNRNEFLLNSSSSSSDSSCGGGFSSSESESMYGSKSRSSSSCYSMHRPKPIRTSISSEKVQFEQRNHHNSQKTKHENSFVKTKSKALKIYGDLKKVRQPISPGGRLASFLNSLFNAGHVKKSKIDGLGVERKPSYDLGAERKSSSKSGQQGHSNSSSTCSSASSFSRSCLRKTPLSRSERSGIGSNNGDVAKRSVRFCPVSVIVDEDCRPCGQKTLHEAEPGLMAAEKAAKPPTIEDIRFECCVMEVDDDDEHRRRVEQVARDYLLLKNYQKKNVEEEDDDAESYASSDLFELDTAGVEERYREELPVYETTFFDRNRAISNRLIL, from the coding sequence ATGGAGAAGTGGGATATCAAAACACTGCAAAAAAACCGAGAAGCTCGAAGCAACCGACATAGTAGAGAAAACCCATCTTTCTCCTCCACTCTCCTCGACACCATTTACCGTTCGATCGACGAACCCAACACCGGTGAAGGAGTTTCAAGAAGAGAAGAGCAACAACACCTTATCTTCTACAAAGAAACCACgaagaaaaaacagagcaccaccgctgctgctgctgctgctgctgctgctactACTACCAGTGGCCGCCATGGCCTCTTCAAAGAAGACCGGGAACATGAAATTATGAGCCTCCGAAGAGCCTGCTTGATCGAAAAGTGGATGGAGAAGAAAGTGACTGATAAGTCCTTACCTGTTCGACGAAATTCCATGGCGGATTTTGACACGAAAAAGTCGAGCTACAATCGTAATGAGTTCCTTTTGAATTCGAGCTCCAGCTCTTCGGACTCCAGCTGCGGTGGTGGGTTTTCTTCATCCGAGTCAGAGTCCATGTACGGATCAAAATCGAGGTCGTCGTCGTCATGCTACAGCATGCACAGGCCTAAGCCAATTCGAACCAGCATTTCATCCGAGAAGGTTCAATTTGAGCAGAGAAATCACCATAATTCACAGAAGACAAAGCACGAGAACAGTTTTGTGAAGACGAAATCGAAAGCGCTGAAGATTTACGGGGATTTGAAGAAGGTGAGGCAGCCAATTTCGCCGGGTGGCCGGCTCGCGAGTTTTCTCAACTCTCTGTTTAATGCAGGGCATGTGAAGAAGTCCAAAATTGATGGTTTGGGTGTGGAGAGAAAACCATCATACGATTTGGGTGCGGAGAGAAAATCATCCTCAAAATCTGGACAACAGGGGCATTCAAACTCGAGCAGCACTTGTTCCTCAGCCTCTTCTTTTTCGAGGTCTTGTCTGCGAAAAACGCCTCTTTCGAGAAGCGAGCGGAGTGGCATCGGCAGCAACAATGGAGATGTCGCAAAAAGGTCAGTGAGGTTCTGCCCAGTGAGTGTGATTGTGGACGAGGACTGTCGGCCATGCGGGCAGAAGACTCTGCACGAAGCAGAGCCGGGTCTAATGGCGGCGGAGAAAGCCGCGAAACCTCCAACAATTGAAGATATTAGGTTTGAGTGCTGTGTAATGGAGGTTGATGACGACGACGAACACCGTCGGAGAGTTGAGCAAGTTGCTAGAGATTACTTATTGTTGAAGAATTATCAGAAGAagaatgttgaagaagaagatgatgacgCAGAGAGTTATGCAAGCTCTGATCTGTTTGAGTTGGATACTGCCGGGGTTGAAGAAAGGTACCGTGAAGAATTGCCTGTCTATGAGACTACCTTTTTCGACAGAAATCGAGCCATTTCTAATCGTTTGATTTTGTAA